A DNA window from SAR86 cluster bacterium contains the following coding sequences:
- a CDS encoding glutamate-5-semialdehyde dehydrogenase codes for MGDSKDINRYMNFLGAKAKEAASVLSQTTTVKKNKALLACADAISEQKDEIIKANRKDLMNAQKKGIADTLIDRLELTLDRVDSMISGIHHISSLEDPVGELIDMGPTPSGIEVSRMRVPLGVVGIIYESRPNVTADAAALALKSGNAVILRGGSEAILTNRIISKCLIEGLKQSGLPLSTIQLVDTVDREAVKVLLGMDKFLDVIIPRGGKGLVKLISDEAKVPVIKHLEGICHVYIDAEADLKKAVDVSVNAKTYRFGICGAMETLLISKSIAKQILPLIHKHFTEMNVELRGCQQTKRFISVKDAEEEDWGTEYLSPILSIKLVMDVKEAIDHINKFGSGHTDSIVTENNDNVQKFLNEVDSSSVMHNLPTCWADGFEYGLGAEVGISTDKIHARGPVGLEGLTSQKFIVKGDANLR; via the coding sequence ATGGGTGATAGTAAAGACATTAATCGTTATATGAACTTTTTGGGGGCCAAAGCAAAAGAGGCAGCATCAGTTTTGTCGCAAACAACTACAGTTAAAAAGAATAAAGCATTATTGGCTTGTGCTGATGCTATTTCAGAACAAAAGGATGAAATTATAAAAGCTAATAGAAAAGATTTGATGAATGCTCAAAAGAAAGGAATTGCAGACACCTTGATTGATAGGCTTGAATTAACTTTGGATAGAGTGGATTCCATGATATCAGGGATTCATCATATATCTTCTCTTGAAGACCCTGTAGGGGAGCTCATAGATATGGGTCCTACTCCTTCAGGTATAGAGGTAAGCCGTATGAGAGTTCCATTAGGAGTTGTAGGAATAATTTATGAATCAAGACCAAATGTAACTGCAGATGCAGCTGCTCTAGCTTTAAAATCAGGGAATGCTGTAATCCTAAGGGGAGGTTCTGAAGCCATCCTAACTAATAGAATAATTTCTAAATGTCTAATTGAAGGGTTAAAGCAATCTGGATTACCTCTTTCAACTATTCAGCTTGTGGATACTGTTGATCGTGAGGCTGTTAAGGTCCTTTTAGGTATGGACAAATTTTTAGATGTCATCATACCTAGAGGAGGTAAAGGTCTTGTTAAACTTATCTCCGACGAAGCAAAAGTTCCTGTCATAAAACATTTAGAAGGTATTTGTCATGTTTATATTGATGCAGAAGCAGATTTGAAGAAAGCTGTTGATGTATCTGTAAATGCTAAAACCTATCGATTTGGAATTTGTGGAGCTATGGAAACTTTACTTATATCAAAGAGTATAGCAAAACAGATCTTGCCCTTAATACATAAACATTTTACGGAAATGAATGTAGAGTTAAGAGGTTGCCAACAAACAAAGAGATTTATATCAGTTAAAGATGCTGAAGAAGAAGATTGGGGGACTGAATATTTATCTCCTATTTTGTCTATTAAACTTGTAATGGATGTAAAAGAAGCAATAGATCATATAAATAAATTTGGATCAGGACATACAGATTCTATAGTCACTGAAAATAATGATAATGTTCAAAAATTTTTAAACGAAGTAGATTCTAGTTCGGTTATGCATAACTTGCCAACCTGCTGGGCTGATGGCTTTGAGTATGGACTTGGAGCAGAAGTTGGAATCTCAACTGATAAAATTCATGCTAGAGGACCAGTAGGATTAGAAGGGCTAACTTCTCAGAAGTTTATTGTAAAAGGTGATGCTAATCTCCGATGA
- a CDS encoding DedA family protein: MFDLELLKIWIELNPDWISISIFIIAFIESFVGIGLFMPGVILLAMASGIAYLANVHPLEIFLYGYIGACLGDILSFLIGGLFQERINSIWPFSKYPDALEKGRLFFNKYGIYGILIGRFMGPIRTVLPAIAGTMGMSKHKFLFIDLTSGIPWAFFYILSPYYLTQSFPKELPLFVYLLGLIFIVVFIVGIRIFLQRFNKA, from the coding sequence GTGTTTGATCTTGAATTGCTTAAAATTTGGATAGAACTAAATCCTGACTGGATTAGTATTTCTATCTTTATAATTGCTTTTATAGAATCTTTTGTAGGTATAGGCTTGTTTATGCCTGGTGTTATTTTGCTGGCTATGGCTTCTGGTATTGCTTATCTAGCTAATGTGCATCCCTTAGAAATTTTTCTTTATGGTTATATAGGAGCATGTCTTGGAGATATTCTTAGCTTCTTAATTGGCGGCCTCTTCCAAGAGAGAATTAACTCTATATGGCCATTTTCTAAGTATCCTGATGCCTTAGAAAAAGGAAGATTATTTTTTAATAAATATGGTATTTATGGAATACTAATAGGGAGATTTATGGGCCCAATAAGAACAGTTTTACCAGCAATAGCTGGAACCATGGGCATGTCTAAACATAAATTTCTTTTTATAGATCTTACGTCTGGAATACCTTGGGCATTCTTTTATATTTTATCTCCCTATTATTTAACTCAATCCTTTCCTAAAGAACTCCCCTTATTTGTTTACTTACTAGGGCTAATCTTTATAGTCGTTTTCATTGTGGGTATAAGAATATTTCTCCAAAGATTTAACAAAGCTTGA
- a CDS encoding carotenoid oxygenase family protein encodes MTETYPNHPNLQGNFAPLRMESDLNDLIIEGEIPKDLFGSYYRNGPDPQFPPLGGEYHWFAGDGMIHAFHFENGKVSYKNRWAKTSKWKQERLAGRSLINFMNPMEPDPDWNPEGEDGTANTSIIHHAGKLLALEEGHAPFELDPYSLESKGSCTYEGKLKSPMTAHPKVDPITGDMHGFSYTVGEIFSTTMSYFVVNKQGELIKYEEFDAPYSSMVHDFMVTTEHVIFPIFPLTMDLNRAIEGKPPIAWDPDLGSHIGVMPRDGSVEDIKWYTDEACFVFHPMNAFTKDNKIIADVMQFEEPPLFPHADGTKGETQNAEARLNRWEIDLESNSSNIKKTYKDEEMGEFPRFDERFAMQDYRHGYYAAGIGDHPEGISLNSIAHMDHETGKKEAYSLTNLDAVGEPVFVPKSKDASEGEGYLIATAYNGADNTSDLMVLDAQNVSDGPIGKAKLPHRIPHGFHGNWRQG; translated from the coding sequence ATGACAGAGACTTATCCTAATCATCCAAACTTACAAGGAAATTTTGCGCCATTAAGAATGGAGTCAGATTTAAATGATCTGATAATAGAAGGAGAAATACCAAAAGATTTATTTGGTAGCTACTACAGGAATGGACCAGATCCGCAGTTTCCGCCTTTGGGCGGAGAATATCATTGGTTTGCTGGAGATGGGATGATACATGCCTTTCACTTTGAAAATGGAAAAGTCTCTTATAAAAATAGATGGGCTAAAACTTCTAAATGGAAGCAAGAAAGATTAGCAGGTAGATCTTTAATTAATTTTATGAATCCTATGGAGCCAGATCCAGATTGGAATCCAGAGGGTGAAGATGGAACTGCCAATACAAGCATAATTCATCATGCTGGGAAGCTTTTAGCCTTGGAAGAAGGTCATGCTCCATTTGAACTAGATCCTTATAGCCTTGAATCTAAAGGATCCTGCACGTATGAAGGAAAACTTAAATCACCCATGACAGCTCATCCTAAAGTGGACCCAATAACTGGTGATATGCATGGATTTAGTTATACAGTTGGTGAAATATTTAGTACAACTATGAGTTACTTTGTAGTTAACAAACAAGGGGAACTCATAAAATATGAAGAGTTTGATGCACCCTATTCTTCTATGGTCCATGATTTTATGGTGACAACTGAACATGTAATATTCCCTATTTTTCCTTTAACTATGGATCTAAACAGAGCAATCGAGGGTAAGCCTCCAATAGCTTGGGATCCTGATCTAGGAAGTCATATTGGTGTTATGCCTAGGGATGGTTCTGTTGAAGATATAAAATGGTATACGGATGAAGCTTGTTTCGTCTTTCATCCAATGAATGCTTTCACTAAAGATAATAAAATTATTGCTGATGTCATGCAATTTGAAGAACCCCCTCTATTTCCTCATGCAGATGGGACAAAAGGAGAAACCCAAAATGCAGAAGCAAGATTAAATAGATGGGAAATAGACTTGGAATCTAACTCAAGTAACATCAAGAAAACTTATAAAGATGAAGAAATGGGAGAATTCCCTAGATTTGATGAAAGGTTTGCTATGCAAGATTATAGGCATGGTTATTACGCAGCTGGCATAGGAGATCATCCTGAAGGAATAAGTCTTAATTCGATTGCACATATGGATCATGAAACAGGCAAGAAAGAAGCTTATTCTTTAACTAATTTAGATGCCGTGGGCGAACCTGTTTTTGTTCCTAAATCTAAAGACGCTTCAGAAGGAGAAGGTTATCTTATTGCAACTGCTTATAATGGAGCTGACAATACATCTGATTTGATGGTACTAGACGCTCAAAATGTTTCAGATGGACCCATAGGAAAAGCAAAATTACCTCACAGAATACCTCATGGATTTCATGGAAATTGGCGCCAGGGATAA